Proteins encoded within one genomic window of Acidobacteriota bacterium:
- a CDS encoding VWA domain-containing protein yields the protein MRCLNRDSQGQVWRVVCILMCATLSFTSFPLLSTVNGQARQVRDSTNIPLPPQCTLRVENLGGNIQVVLTNRQGMEMLSGRHGAAGPAVQPDEIVFQEDTAGSQVMIRTRPPAGGLGIDLRLSVPEGTNLRLTSDSGNIEVSGSAASILASTVQGDVQLVVPEKSNADVTLYSARGVVRTNLTVQTFGTGDDHSLQGTMGKGGGMVMGRSERGNVILTTPGKEQQIQIAAKDPAPARPQADDDFLGGGRGRPESLKPSPRTSNPASTGPDADLDDDNILRIESDLVTLNAAVSKRTGEAVTNLRKEDFTLFEDGIQQELVHFQPVTMPFNLVLLIDLSGSVKEKINLIKRSAMRFIQATRPEDKVAIVTFTATPRLVSPLTNDRQKLRQRIEGIREPDGGTNFYDALDYTINSVLVGVKGERNAIVIMSDGVDNALPGQPGDGSDITYEELMSRIQETDTIMFPIYLDTEEAAIEEFGMKISRGYAVAQRQLKEIAEATGGKVIYARRVEDLEGSYDQVANELRTIYSLGYYPTNTTRDGSFRKIRVRINVADAQVRSRRGYYAHQ from the coding sequence ATGCGTTGCTTGAATCGTGATTCGCAGGGTCAAGTATGGCGTGTGGTATGCATTCTGATGTGTGCTACGCTGAGTTTCACCAGTTTTCCGTTGTTGAGCACCGTCAACGGACAGGCTCGCCAGGTGCGCGACAGTACCAATATTCCCCTTCCACCACAGTGCACACTCCGGGTCGAAAACCTCGGCGGAAATATTCAGGTGGTCTTGACCAACCGTCAGGGGATGGAAATGTTATCTGGGCGGCACGGAGCTGCCGGGCCAGCCGTGCAACCAGATGAAATTGTGTTCCAGGAAGACACAGCCGGCAGCCAGGTGATGATCCGAACTCGCCCGCCCGCGGGTGGACTGGGTATTGATTTACGGCTCTCAGTCCCCGAAGGCACCAACCTTCGCCTTACGAGCGATAGTGGAAACATCGAAGTCTCCGGTTCGGCGGCGAGTATCCTCGCTTCAACCGTGCAAGGAGACGTTCAACTCGTGGTCCCTGAAAAATCCAACGCTGATGTCACACTGTATTCAGCTCGCGGCGTTGTCCGCACCAATCTCACAGTTCAGACCTTCGGCACTGGGGATGATCATTCACTTCAAGGAACGATGGGAAAAGGTGGCGGTATGGTCATGGGTCGTTCAGAACGTGGCAACGTCATCCTGACCACACCTGGAAAAGAGCAGCAAATCCAAATCGCAGCGAAAGATCCAGCCCCGGCTCGCCCCCAGGCGGATGATGATTTCTTAGGCGGGGGCCGCGGACGTCCCGAATCGCTTAAACCGTCACCCCGTACGTCAAACCCGGCTTCCACAGGCCCAGATGCAGACCTGGACGATGACAATATCCTGCGAATTGAATCCGACCTCGTCACGCTTAACGCGGCAGTCAGCAAACGGACGGGCGAGGCCGTCACCAACCTGCGCAAAGAGGATTTCACCTTGTTTGAAGATGGGATCCAACAGGAACTGGTTCACTTCCAGCCAGTGACGATGCCGTTTAACCTGGTGCTGTTGATTGATTTGAGCGGAAGCGTTAAGGAAAAAATCAATCTGATCAAACGGTCGGCCATGCGGTTTATCCAGGCGACTCGTCCGGAAGATAAAGTTGCGATTGTAACGTTTACAGCGACGCCACGACTGGTTTCGCCACTCACCAATGACCGCCAAAAGCTCCGCCAGCGCATTGAAGGCATTCGTGAACCCGATGGCGGCACCAATTTCTACGACGCGCTTGATTACACGATTAACTCGGTTCTGGTCGGAGTCAAAGGCGAACGCAACGCAATTGTGATTATGTCGGACGGCGTGGACAATGCGCTGCCCGGTCAGCCCGGAGACGGTTCAGATATCACCTATGAAGAACTGATGAGCCGGATCCAGGAAACCGATACCATTATGTTTCCGATTTACCTTGATACCGAGGAAGCCGCAATTGAAGAATTTGGGATGAAGATTTCCCGCGGATATGCCGTTGCCCAGCGGCAGTTGAAGGAAATCGCCGAAGCAACCGGAGGAAAGGTGATTTATGCCCGGCGGGTGGAAGACCTGGAAGGAAGTTACGATCAGGTAGCCAATGAGCTGCGCACCATTTACAGCCTGGGCTATTATCCGACCAATACCACACGTGACGGCAGTTTCCGTAAAATTCGCGTCCGCATCAACGTGGCAGATGCCCAGGTTCGTTCCCGGCGTGGCTACTATGCGCACCAATAA
- a CDS encoding caspase family protein yields MNRFFYFLSLALIIFQIPLLIQGAPQKKKPSAGLPKQSRTVKPPTSTKSSTNAQPPKPKPKDPVVEVDYSQPRLVVQLGHTMDVDSVTFSEDGSLAVTGSWMDGTAIVWDVQSGREIRRFTGNTDNKGYQDGWVSGAISPDKRLVVVLSEFSFRLWDLVTGKLVKRIRITDGDYIESGEFSFSLDQTRLIWRNNISRKVWDLATGKIIESKRGKGEPDLRPEAYLSPDGKLKAVIEEKVVRILDTATGAEVSRLNGNPSVVARTTITPAGLQVATVQGNAVFVRDAATGRAVEVGTSAYEILLPDAKISPDGRLLAATSRGNVGIWDIQTGNQLLTLTGHTDDVSSVAYSPDSKYLVTNSFDFTVRMFDLATGKERMQIKKTSNLDAPIAFTPDCTQIAYAIEPDESGKLLVYVQGLMSRRILKKLLVSTDGNTWVQDIAFSPDKKQMVVATSSMDDATLFDVQVWDLETEKLVRHLKGHSTYVQAVAYSADGKTIATNSWDTTIRLWDAATGTQLRVLKGHVGPVGAVEFFANDQLLLSQSFDSTSRIWSVQTGAELACLTSFETGDWLVLTPDGRFDTNNPDQIRGIHWIAPDEPTRPLAPEIFLRQYYEPRLLARLLAGESLPAIPNITTLNRVQPHIAITGITPDSPQTVKITLEVARMSGTIQRGTQKLEKTTGVYDVRLFRDGQLVGYAPENNGEVSVDPATGKATLTFAGIKLPRSRNVKEVEFSAYAFNVDRVKSATARQTFKIPSTVTPARGRAYVIAVGVNTNQHPKLNLRYAANDARRIQSTLTNLLGQSGAYEEVVPVLLTSEAVEKSVENKKSVDFATKANLQAVIEALAGQKLSHEQLRTIPNAVKLQSTTPEDVVIFAFAGHGYADADGVFYLVPSDTGESEVLSKAFLSRCISSDELTRWLRDIDAGELTMVIDACQSAAAVEGGGFKPGPMGSRGLGQLSYDKGMRILTATQADNVALEDNRLQHGLLTYSLMHDGIEAHQADFNPKDRRITLAEWLGYGVVRVPQLYEEIKLGTVTSFADNPSANKPQVLVTDAQGRILERNEERQRVVVEQRVQAPGLFDFARRNREVVVWKAGGK; encoded by the coding sequence ATGAATCGTTTCTTTTATTTTCTCTCACTTGCTCTCATTATTTTTCAAATTCCGCTTCTGATTCAGGGCGCACCTCAAAAAAAGAAGCCCTCGGCTGGTTTGCCCAAACAATCCCGGACAGTGAAACCGCCAACTTCGACCAAATCCTCGACCAATGCCCAACCGCCAAAGCCCAAACCGAAAGATCCAGTGGTTGAAGTTGATTACAGCCAACCGCGCCTGGTCGTGCAACTCGGGCACACGATGGATGTTGATTCAGTGACTTTTTCTGAAGACGGCTCGCTGGCGGTGACTGGAAGCTGGATGGATGGCACCGCCATTGTCTGGGACGTCCAAAGCGGGCGTGAAATCCGACGCTTTACCGGCAACACTGACAACAAAGGCTATCAGGATGGCTGGGTCAGCGGTGCCATTTCACCTGATAAACGGCTGGTCGTAGTACTCAGTGAATTCAGTTTTCGGTTGTGGGATCTGGTCACCGGAAAACTCGTCAAACGGATTCGAATCACCGATGGCGATTATATTGAAAGCGGTGAGTTTTCGTTCTCACTCGATCAAACCCGCCTCATCTGGCGGAACAACATTTCACGCAAAGTGTGGGACCTGGCAACGGGGAAAATCATTGAAAGCAAACGTGGAAAAGGTGAACCAGACCTCCGCCCGGAAGCCTATCTGTCCCCGGATGGAAAACTCAAAGCGGTGATTGAGGAAAAAGTGGTTCGGATTCTTGACACGGCCACCGGCGCCGAAGTCAGCCGCCTGAATGGGAATCCAAGCGTCGTTGCCAGAACAACCATCACACCAGCGGGGCTGCAAGTGGCAACCGTTCAGGGAAACGCTGTATTTGTGCGAGATGCCGCCACCGGGCGAGCCGTCGAAGTGGGCACCTCCGCTTATGAAATCTTGCTGCCAGATGCCAAAATTTCGCCGGATGGCCGACTCCTGGCCGCAACGAGTCGTGGAAATGTCGGAATCTGGGATATCCAGACTGGAAACCAGCTCCTGACGCTGACTGGCCACACCGATGATGTTTCATCCGTTGCCTATTCACCTGACAGCAAATATCTGGTTACCAACAGTTTTGATTTCACCGTGCGGATGTTTGATCTCGCCACCGGCAAAGAGCGAATGCAAATCAAGAAAACATCCAATCTTGATGCGCCGATTGCTTTTACCCCGGATTGTACCCAGATTGCCTATGCCATTGAGCCGGACGAAAGCGGCAAACTGCTGGTGTATGTGCAGGGCTTGATGTCACGCCGGATTTTGAAAAAGCTGCTGGTGAGTACCGATGGCAACACCTGGGTACAGGACATCGCCTTTTCACCTGATAAAAAACAGATGGTTGTGGCCACCAGTTCAATGGACGATGCCACGCTGTTTGATGTGCAGGTATGGGATCTCGAAACCGAAAAGCTGGTTCGTCACCTCAAAGGTCACTCAACTTATGTCCAGGCAGTTGCTTATTCAGCCGATGGCAAGACCATTGCCACCAATAGTTGGGACACAACCATCCGCTTGTGGGATGCCGCGACTGGGACTCAACTACGGGTTTTGAAAGGTCACGTGGGGCCGGTTGGCGCCGTCGAGTTTTTTGCCAATGACCAGTTACTGCTTTCACAAAGCTTTGACAGTACTTCCCGAATCTGGAGTGTCCAGACCGGCGCGGAACTTGCGTGTTTGACCTCATTTGAAACTGGTGACTGGCTGGTATTGACCCCTGATGGGCGCTTTGATACCAACAACCCCGATCAGATTCGAGGCATTCACTGGATCGCGCCCGATGAACCAACCCGCCCGCTGGCACCCGAGATTTTTCTCCGGCAGTATTATGAACCTCGCCTGCTGGCCCGATTGCTGGCTGGCGAATCCCTTCCGGCAATTCCAAACATTACAACGCTCAACCGGGTTCAGCCACATATTGCCATTACTGGAATTACCCCAGATTCACCTCAAACGGTCAAGATCACGCTTGAAGTCGCCCGAATGAGCGGCACCATCCAGCGGGGCACTCAAAAACTTGAGAAAACGACCGGGGTGTATGACGTGCGGCTGTTTCGAGATGGGCAACTGGTCGGCTACGCGCCTGAAAACAACGGCGAAGTATCAGTTGATCCGGCGACCGGAAAAGCCACGTTAACCTTTGCAGGGATTAAACTTCCACGCTCACGCAACGTGAAAGAAGTCGAATTTTCGGCCTATGCGTTTAACGTAGACCGGGTGAAATCAGCCACTGCCCGTCAGACATTCAAGATTCCATCCACCGTAACACCAGCTCGCGGACGGGCCTATGTGATCGCCGTTGGCGTCAATACCAATCAGCACCCGAAACTCAATCTCCGCTATGCCGCCAACGACGCCCGGCGAATTCAATCCACATTGACGAATTTGCTTGGTCAGTCAGGAGCCTATGAAGAAGTGGTCCCGGTGTTGCTGACCTCCGAAGCTGTGGAAAAGTCTGTGGAAAACAAAAAATCCGTGGATTTCGCCACCAAAGCGAACCTTCAAGCCGTGATTGAGGCACTGGCTGGCCAAAAACTCAGCCATGAACAATTGCGAACCATCCCGAACGCCGTAAAGTTACAATCCACAACCCCCGAAGATGTCGTGATTTTTGCCTTTGCCGGTCATGGCTACGCTGATGCGGACGGTGTGTTTTATTTGGTGCCAAGCGATACTGGCGAGAGTGAAGTTTTGTCAAAAGCGTTTCTATCCCGCTGTATTTCAAGCGACGAACTGACCCGCTGGCTGCGCGACATTGACGCCGGAGAACTCACAATGGTGATTGATGCCTGCCAGTCCGCTGCCGCCGTCGAAGGTGGAGGCTTTAAACCAGGCCCAATGGGAAGCCGGGGACTGGGGCAGCTTTCCTACGACAAAGGCATGCGGATTTTGACCGCGACTCAGGCCGACAATGTGGCGCTCGAAGACAATCGCCTTCAACATGGACTGCTGACCTATTCGTTGATGCACGATGGAATCGAAGCCCATCAGGCAGATTTCAACCCAAAAGATCGCCGCATCACCCTGGCCGAATGGCTTGGATACGGCGTGGTGCGCGTTCCGCAATTGTATGAAGAAATCAAACTCGGTACCGTGACGAGTTTTGCCGACAATCCATCCGCAAACAAACCCCAGGTTCTGGTGACAGATGCTCAGGGACGAATCCTCGAACGAAATGAAGAACGTCAACGAGTTGTTGTCGAGCAGCGGGTACAGGCGCCTGGGCTCTTTGACTTTGCCCGCCGAAATCGCGAAGTGGTGGTGTGGAAGGCTGGAGGAAAGTGA
- a CDS encoding prepilin-type N-terminal cleavage/methylation domain-containing protein, translating to MGIQPFFNSNVRQSSTRGRARGFTLLELTITISLMMILAAIAVPVYQSLILRAKETVLHDTLFKLRDSIDKYTNHKEAAPSTLQDLVTAKYIREVPIDPITGRNDTWTVKLEEEASSRDGKIGIRDVFSGAEGTSTEGTPYTEW from the coding sequence ATGGGTATTCAACCATTTTTCAATTCCAATGTTCGCCAGTCTTCGACCCGTGGCCGCGCGCGTGGGTTTACCTTGCTTGAACTCACCATCACCATCTCACTGATGATGATTCTGGCCGCGATTGCTGTACCGGTTTACCAGTCACTCATTCTCCGCGCAAAAGAAACCGTCCTGCACGACACGCTCTTTAAACTCCGGGATAGCATTGACAAATACACCAATCATAAAGAAGCGGCACCATCCACGCTGCAGGATCTGGTCACAGCGAAATATATTCGGGAAGTCCCAATTGATCCAATTACTGGACGCAATGATACCTGGACGGTGAAGTTAGAAGAAGAAGCCTCCTCACGCGACGGGAAAATTGGCATCCGGGATGTTTTCAGCGGGGCCGAGGGGACTTCGACGGAAGGAACTCCGTATACCGAGTGGTAG
- a CDS encoding UbiX family flavin prenyltransferase, with translation MKDIIVAVTGASGAVYAQRLLHLLEESPEVRRIHLILTAYGLIVLREELDLDISGVKAADVETLLGRPSDKIQLHPAKDVGASIASGSYRTDGMVILPCSMGSLGYIANGIARDLVHRAADVTLKEHRKLILVPRESPYNAIHLENMLKLQRAGAMIVPASPGFYHRPKTIVELVDHFVYRILDHLDISHTADTVWQGRRT, from the coding sequence GTGAAAGATATTATTGTCGCTGTAACCGGCGCCAGTGGCGCGGTTTATGCCCAGCGGTTACTGCATTTGTTGGAAGAAAGTCCGGAAGTGCGACGAATCCACCTGATTTTGACAGCTTATGGCTTGATTGTCTTGCGTGAAGAACTGGATCTGGATATTTCCGGCGTGAAGGCCGCCGACGTGGAAACGCTGCTTGGACGCCCGTCCGACAAAATACAGTTGCATCCAGCCAAAGACGTTGGTGCCAGTATTGCCAGTGGCTCCTACCGCACCGACGGGATGGTGATTCTTCCCTGCAGTATGGGGAGTCTGGGCTATATTGCCAATGGGATTGCGCGTGACCTGGTTCACCGGGCAGCCGATGTGACCCTCAAGGAGCACCGAAAACTGATTTTGGTCCCGCGTGAGTCACCCTATAATGCCATTCACCTGGAAAATATGCTCAAACTACAGCGAGCTGGGGCGATGATTGTACCGGCATCGCCTGGGTTTTATCATCGCCCGAAAACGATTGTTGAATTAGTTGATCATTTTGTCTATCGCATTTTGGACCATCTCGATATTTCGCACACGGCGGATACTGTCTGGCAGGGGCGTCGCACCTGA
- a CDS encoding TldD/PmbA family protein, whose translation MKKILTLFCIWLAFGNLVSGSVPGETSPQSADVKKSVVLQALEDELQRSFKILTQKGDPPPYFVSYAASDIHRVEITASLGALQNSQNSRYRLLDVDVRVGGYGLDSSHQIRGENAFFSSRVYSPASYLPVEDDPDAIKSALWLQTDKRYREAVEALIKIKANRAIKVQEEDLSADFSKETPQVAVQPLVSFDVDTAAWERKAREYSALFAKYPEILQGAVTFYAEASNKYLVTSEGASLQHGRIFSRLGFYAQTKADDGMNLYRYEAFDTQSLDRLPDEATVLRVIEKMSKDLLALRNAPVVEPYTGPAILSGRASGVFFHEIFGHRIEGHRQKDEDSGQTFTKRVNQSVLPGFLSVFDDPTLKAQNNIDLNGYYDFDDEGVKAQRVPIVEQGILKNFLLSRSPIQGFTQSNGHGRKSPGFAPVGRQGNLIVQTSKPVSEAKLRDMLISECKKQKKPFGLIFEDISGGFTFTQRDTPQAFQVTPIMVYRVYTNGRPDELVRGVDLIGTPLTSFSKIIAGSDKVEVFNGMCGAESGWVPVSAISPSLLTSQIEVQKKEKSSERLPILPSPREVAK comes from the coding sequence ATGAAAAAAATATTGACTTTGTTTTGTATCTGGTTGGCGTTCGGTAACCTGGTATCCGGATCGGTTCCAGGGGAGACTTCGCCACAATCAGCCGATGTCAAAAAAAGCGTCGTGCTCCAGGCATTGGAAGACGAACTTCAACGATCCTTCAAAATTCTTACCCAGAAAGGCGATCCCCCGCCGTACTTTGTGAGCTACGCGGCCTCAGATATTCATCGGGTTGAGATTACGGCCTCGCTTGGAGCTTTGCAGAATTCACAGAATTCACGCTATCGCCTGCTGGATGTGGATGTTCGAGTTGGTGGGTATGGCCTGGATAGCAGCCATCAGATCCGGGGTGAAAATGCCTTTTTTTCGTCGCGGGTGTATTCGCCGGCGAGTTATTTACCGGTTGAAGATGACCCGGATGCCATCAAGAGTGCTCTGTGGCTTCAAACGGACAAACGGTATCGCGAGGCAGTGGAAGCTCTGATCAAAATCAAAGCCAATCGGGCGATCAAAGTTCAGGAAGAAGACCTCTCGGCTGATTTTTCAAAGGAAACGCCTCAGGTTGCCGTTCAGCCGTTGGTGTCATTTGACGTTGATACTGCTGCCTGGGAGAGAAAAGCGCGTGAGTATTCGGCCCTGTTTGCCAAATATCCTGAAATTTTGCAGGGCGCCGTGACCTTTTATGCCGAGGCGTCAAACAAATATCTGGTCACGAGCGAAGGGGCTTCGCTGCAGCACGGGCGAATTTTTAGCCGACTTGGATTTTATGCCCAGACCAAGGCTGATGACGGAATGAATTTGTACCGGTATGAGGCTTTCGATACGCAATCGCTGGATCGGCTTCCGGATGAAGCAACTGTTCTCCGGGTGATTGAGAAAATGTCCAAAGACCTGCTGGCGTTGCGGAATGCACCCGTGGTTGAACCCTATACCGGGCCGGCAATTTTGTCTGGACGCGCCAGCGGGGTCTTTTTCCACGAAATCTTTGGTCATCGAATCGAAGGCCATCGCCAAAAAGACGAAGACAGCGGCCAGACCTTTACCAAACGCGTCAATCAATCAGTTTTGCCGGGTTTTCTTTCGGTCTTTGATGACCCGACATTGAAGGCGCAGAACAACATTGATTTGAATGGCTATTATGACTTTGATGATGAAGGGGTAAAGGCCCAGCGGGTGCCAATTGTTGAACAGGGAATCCTGAAAAACTTTTTGCTTTCGCGTTCCCCAATTCAAGGGTTTACTCAATCCAACGGACACGGACGCAAATCTCCTGGATTTGCTCCGGTTGGGCGTCAGGGCAACCTGATTGTGCAGACCAGCAAGCCGGTTTCTGAAGCAAAACTCCGCGACATGTTGATTTCTGAATGTAAAAAACAAAAAAAGCCGTTTGGGTTGATCTTTGAAGATATTTCCGGCGGGTTTACTTTTACCCAACGCGACACACCTCAGGCGTTTCAAGTGACGCCAATTATGGTGTACCGGGTTTATACCAATGGGCGGCCAGATGAACTGGTGCGTGGCGTTGATTTGATTGGAACGCCCCTCACTTCATTTAGCAAGATCATTGCCGGGAGCGATAAAGTTGAAGTGTTTAACGGGATGTGCGGGGCCGAATCCGGCTGGGTCCCAGTGTCAGCGATTTCACCCAGTCTTTTAACCTCTCAGATTGAAGTGCAGAAGAAGGAAAAATCCTCAGAACGACTGCCGATTCTGCCATCACCCCGTGAAGTGGCAAAGTGA
- a CDS encoding Uma2 family endonuclease, whose protein sequence is MSAKLKPMLSFEEYLAFERKVIDRHEFLDGQIYAMAGESLSHNRICANLIGELHGQLKRKKHQVLSPNMKVRSGSYLVGRRMTKGMFSYADATVVCDQPLFHDEHQDVLLNPRVLFEVLSPSTENFDRGEKFHRYARHLDSLTDYVLISQNQPMVEHYHRQEDGTWLYRVTTGLTDFFELPTIDCRIQLSDLYDRVEFPSVEEDLGDAELEDTIEPS, encoded by the coding sequence ATGAGCGCAAAGTTAAAGCCGATGCTGAGTTTTGAGGAATATCTTGCTTTTGAACGGAAGGTGATTGATCGGCACGAGTTTCTGGATGGGCAGATTTATGCTATGGCGGGGGAAAGCCTTTCGCACAACCGGATTTGCGCTAATCTCATCGGTGAACTTCATGGCCAACTTAAAAGAAAAAAGCATCAGGTACTTTCACCAAACATGAAAGTTCGGAGCGGATCCTATCTGGTCGGGCGCCGAATGACAAAAGGCATGTTTTCTTATGCTGACGCAACCGTGGTGTGTGACCAACCGCTGTTTCACGACGAACACCAGGATGTGCTTTTAAATCCACGGGTTCTGTTTGAAGTGCTCTCACCATCCACTGAAAACTTTGATCGGGGTGAGAAATTTCACCGCTATGCCCGCCATCTTGACAGCCTGACGGATTACGTCCTGATTTCCCAAAACCAGCCGATGGTTGAGCATTATCATCGCCAGGAAGATGGGACGTGGCTCTATCGAGTCACAACTGGCCTCACCGATTTTTTCGAACTCCCAACCATTGACTGTCGGATACAACTCTCGGATCTCTATGACCGGGTTGAATTTCCATCGGTTGAAGAAGATCTGGGTGATGCAGAACTCGAAGACACGATTGAACCAAGCTAA
- a CDS encoding ABC transporter ATP-binding protein encodes MIEVTNLTKTFGTVEALRAVSFHIPSGQVCGFLGPNGAGKSTTVKILVGVLKPTSGKAVVAGYSVEEQPLEVKKRIGYVPELGTVYSTLSGNEYLALVGALHDMSPEQVADRSHQLLKLFHIADQGNRRLDTLSKGMRQKVVLSAALLHDPEVILMDEPLSGLDANAAHTVKDLVRGLADQGKTVLYCSHVLDVVQRLCERVIIVNQGAIVADGETQTLLQSAHRRDLESLFRSLTATDDDQAAVQEFLKSFEGERAHPKKSPGSRPNKASRENSSE; translated from the coding sequence ATGATTGAAGTTACCAATCTGACCAAAACGTTTGGCACGGTTGAGGCGCTTCGTGCTGTGAGCTTTCACATTCCTTCAGGTCAGGTCTGCGGCTTTTTAGGACCGAACGGCGCCGGGAAATCAACCACCGTCAAAATCCTGGTCGGGGTCCTGAAACCAACCTCCGGAAAAGCGGTTGTGGCAGGTTATTCCGTTGAAGAACAACCGCTTGAGGTCAAAAAACGGATTGGGTATGTACCAGAACTGGGCACCGTGTATTCAACCTTGAGCGGAAATGAATATCTGGCCCTGGTTGGGGCGCTCCACGATATGTCTCCTGAGCAGGTTGCCGACCGATCTCATCAACTGCTGAAACTCTTTCATATTGCGGACCAGGGCAATCGCCGGCTTGATACTTTGAGCAAGGGAATGCGCCAAAAAGTCGTGCTGTCAGCCGCGTTGCTCCACGATCCAGAAGTTATTTTGATGGATGAACCCCTTTCAGGACTTGATGCCAACGCCGCGCATACAGTGAAAGATCTTGTCCGTGGTCTGGCCGACCAGGGGAAAACGGTTTTGTATTGTTCGCATGTGCTCGATGTCGTGCAGCGGCTTTGCGAACGGGTCATTATCGTCAATCAAGGGGCGATTGTCGCCGATGGTGAAACTCAGACATTGCTGCAATCTGCCCATCGTCGCGATTTGGAATCATTGTTTCGATCTCTCACAGCCACTGATGATGATCAGGCAGCCGTGCAAGAATTTTTAAAAAGCTTTGAGGGTGAACGCGCCCATCCCAAAAAGTCGCCGGGTTCCAGGCCAAACAAAGCATCCAGAGAGAATAGTTCTGAATGA
- a CDS encoding type II secretion system protein translates to MQDRNHLFSRPRQRASLLQSGTSLLELVITLAILAILTAAVLPMTANTVKSRREVELRRALRELRESIDRFNRIEYVLFQGQRIPIEDRTPSGFPKKLNILYEGFIPAGQVNDKKVYHLRRLPIDPMTGTAEWGIRSSTDEPDDYSTNGDDVFDVYSLSEGTAMDGTKYKTW, encoded by the coding sequence ATGCAAGACCGAAACCATCTTTTCTCTCGTCCACGTCAACGAGCCAGCCTTCTTCAGAGTGGTACCAGTTTACTGGAACTGGTGATCACCCTGGCAATTCTGGCGATATTGACGGCGGCGGTTCTCCCAATGACAGCCAACACGGTCAAAAGCCGGCGGGAAGTTGAATTGCGACGGGCGCTGAGAGAACTCCGCGAATCAATTGACCGCTTTAATCGGATCGAATACGTCTTGTTTCAAGGACAACGCATTCCAATTGAAGATCGAACCCCGTCTGGATTTCCGAAAAAGCTGAATATTCTCTATGAAGGGTTTATCCCAGCCGGACAGGTCAACGATAAAAAGGTGTACCACTTGCGCCGGCTGCCAATTGACCCAATGACTGGAACCGCCGAATGGGGAATCCGCTCATCAACCGACGAACCGGATGATTATTCGACAAATGGGGATGATGTGTTTGATGTCTATTCGCTTTCAGAGGGAACCGCGATGGATGGGACCAAATATAAAACCTGGTGA